The Streptomyces kanamyceticus DNA segment ATCCGGGCAGAGGAGACCCTCAGCCCCACACGTCAACTGGCGCTGTCGCGCCGGATCTACCGGGCTTTCGACCGCATCACAACAGTGCTCGACCCGGCCCGCGCTGACCGGCGCCGCCGCCTTCCTCTCGACGAGGCCGCCCGCCTCGCAGCCGCCTGGGAGGACGACGATCCCGAGCACATCCGCAAAAAGGCGGTGCAGCAGCAGATCTGCACCGCCCTGGTCACCACCACCATCCACATCGCCCGGCGCTGCGGGGCCCTGAGGCACTGGCAGGGCGATGTCGGGATCGACGCGACCGCCCTGGCCTCCTGGCACAAACACGCGGACGAGCAGCACTGCCTGGCTTCCGTAGACCTGACCGCGGGCTGGCATTACAGCGGCGGATCGGGCACGGGCACCTTCGGCCTGAGCGGGCATCTCGCACTCGCAGCCCAGGCCCGTCCCGCCCGGGGACGGATCGCGCACATCGTGCTCGGCTTGGCGGTCGACCACCCCGGCCGCCGCACCGGGAGAAACGCGGTCACCTTGCTGACACCGCTGGCCGAACTCGGCCTGCCCGCCGGAATGCTGGCGGTCGACCGCCTCTACACCGATGCCCGCCCCGAGTCCTTCGCTCTGCCCGTCCGCGCGCTGGGCTATCGCCTCGTCCTGGACTACAAAAAGGACCAGCGCGGCCCCCAGGGCGACCATCCCTTCCGCGGCTCCGTCATGATCGACGGCACCCTCACCTGCCCGCTCATCCCACCCGCCCTGGCCAACGCCACCCGCCGTCTGACCGACCGCGCCGCCCGCCGCCCGGACGAGACCACCCAGACGCAGATCAACAACCGGAAGCCGTACTTCCTCCACCTCAAGCAGGGCCCGGACCACACTGGAACGATCCGGCTCGCCTGCCCAGCCGCCGGCACCTCGCCCACCGTCAACTGCCCCCGCCGACCGTCGCCCCGCACACCCCCACAGACCGTCGATCTGACCGACCCGCGGCAGCGCAGCACCCATCCAGCGGCCCGGCCCACCGTGACCGCCCCGGACATCCTCAAGGGCAAGATGCCGGATATCTGCTACCAGCAGTCGATCTCCCTGCACCCCGGCGACCTCGGCACGATCGAGAAGTTCCGCCAGGACCTGCCCTACCTCACCGACACCTGGCGCGGGGCCTTCCCTGTGATCCGAGCCCAGAACGAGGGAATCAACGGGATCCTCAAAGGCCACCGCATCGACATCTCCGAACCGAAGAACCGGCTCGCCCACGGCCGCGTCGCCCAGACCTTGCTGACCGCCCTCATGGTCACCATCGCGAACCTGATGATCCTGGACGTCTACTGCCAGACCACGCGCGGCGAGCACCTGTCCGCCACCGCCTACACCGACATCTCCACACCCGAGCCCGACCAGCCCGGACCCCATCCGACCGGGCGTCCCCCACCCCGACCCTCGTGATGATCCGGAAGTGAACAGCCACACCAACCGCCGCCACGAGACGTTCCCGGTCCCGCAGCCACACCACCGCGCGCTCCGCCGCATCGGCCACCGCCGGAAGGCACCTCCGAGACCCCGGAACCGCCACTCAGCCCCGGTCGGGCCTCAAAAGACCTCCGAAAACTGCAAGATCCCGCCCAATCGACTCGATCGGACGGGATCTCGGGAAGCCACCTTGAGCGAACTCAAGAACTTCCCCTACCAACTCACCGCCGACACTTACACCAGTCTGCTGCCGCAGTTCGAGCAGGCTGCCGCCAACGCCCCCGTCGACCTAGTACCGCGCCGCAACGGTGTTGAGAAGCCTGCCGACCCACAACCCCCTGCAGCCGAAGCAGACTTCACACAGCCCCCAGCCTCAGCCCATGAGGACCCAATGGCGCAGCAAGAGACGTCCCCCGCCACCGCCACCGAGGCAACAGTGGATTGGCATCTACACACGGTGCGCACCAGCCCTCAAGAGGCGGCGCAGGACGCCGCCTGAGCGCGTTGTCCCCCACTCGTCCCCTGCCCGCGAAGATGGCCCCTCGGAGATCACTCCGAGGGGTCTTTTGCGCACTATTTTCCCAGTTCAGAGATGGTGTGCCGCACAGCACTTGAACCAGTGCCACCCTCTTCATCGACGAGGGGTTCGGCAGCCTCGACGACCAGACGCTCGACGAGGTCCTGGACGTCCTGGACTCGCTGCGCGAACGGGACCGCAGCGTCGGCATCGTCAGCCACGTCGCGGACCTGCGGCGCCGCGTGCACGCGCAGCTTGAGGTCGTGAAGGGCCGCGCGGGATCGGCCGTGCGGCAGCGGGGCGGGAGCTGATCAGCGGCCGAGCGGGCGCCGCGGCAGGGGAGAGGAGTAGACGACGCTCGTCGTCACCGAGCCGAGTGCGCCGATCTTTCCCGAGACCTCTTCGAGGTGCTGCATCGAGCGCGCGGTGACCTTGATGACGAAGCAGTCGTCGCCCGTGACGTGGTGCGCCTCGAGGATCTCGGGGGTCGCCTCGACCAGGTCGTGGAACGGCTTGTAGTTGCCGTTGGGGTAGCGCAGCCGCACGAAGGCCAGGATGGGCAGGCCGAGCCGCTCCGGATCGATCACGGCCGCGTACCCCTGGATCACACCCGCCTCCTCCAGGCGCCGCACGCGCTCGGTGACGGCGCTCGGGGACATCGAGACGGCGCGCGCCAACTCCGCGTAGCTGGCGCGGCCCTCGCGTTGGAGGACGTCGAGGATGCGCCAGTCGGTGGCGTCCGTGGAATAACCGGTCATGCCGGAGAGGTAACAGGGAAATCCCCGGCCGTACAAGGGGGATGCCGGGGAACGGTCCCGCTCGTCCGCATTTCGCCCGGCGTGATGTGTGTCGCCGTGCCGCCCCCGCGCGGTGAGAGCGCGGGGGCGGCACGCGGTCCTGTCGGACGCGTGCGCCCGGTCAGACGCCCGCGACGCTCTGGATCCAGGAGCGGTACGCCGTCACGTTGCCGTACGCGGTCGTGGACTGGCGGTCACTGGTGGAGGCGACGCCGACCTGCGCGCCGCCCGCCATCATGGGTCCGCCCGAGTCGCCGCCCGCGGTGATGCCGTCGCCGCGCCGGGCGCAGATGGCGCTGCCGCCGTAGGCGTCCGTGCAGCCGCCGGTCACCACGACGTTGGCGACCTTCAGGCGCTGGGACTGGCAGTTGATCTCCGGGCTGCACTGGGAGGTCGCCCCCCAGCCGTACACCTGCACGGTCTGGCCCACCTGGACCGATCCCGGATTGCCCAGTCGCGCGTAGGTGCCCGGCACGGAACGGTCGAGCTGGACGAGGGAGAGGTCCGCGGTCGAGTGGCTCTGGACGCGGATGCCGTTGGCCACCGTGCCGCCGGACGTCTGGTCGAGGCTGCCGATGCGGAACGAGAGGCCGCCGCCGCTGACACAGTGCTTCGCGGTGAGGATCCAGGTCGGGGCGATGATCGTGGCGCTACAGGTCTGCCGGCCGTTGGAGAAGAGCCTGGCCGCCCAGGGGGCGTTGCTGGCGTAGCCGCCACCGATGATCGGACGGGGCGCGTCGACGGTTGCCGCGGGTGGCGTCTGCGTGTTCGCCGCGCTCTGGGCCGCGGCGGTGGGGGCCCCGAGGCCGAGTACGGCGAGCGCGGTGGCTGCGAGTGCGGGGGCGAGTCTGGGTATTCGCACGTTCGTCTCCATTGTGTGGGGATGGAACTGTGTGGGGGTGGAACGTCCTTGGGTGAGGACAGGGCCGCATAGGTGTGGCGCATAGGTATGCGGCCCCTGGGCGCACGCGCGGAAGGCGGGTGTGTTCTGTCGCGTGCATGCCATCTCTGGCTGGGGTGAATCTGACAGAGGGGGCGCCGGCGGCGCAAGAGGTCTGCGCGTGCCCGAAACTCGTCGTTCCGGATGGCGGGCGGGCGCGCCGCGGGGGTGCTGGTGCGGCGCGAGACGGCATGCGGTGGCGGCCTCCGGCAGGGCGGAACCACCGTGTGGGCTTGCGGATCGCCGTATGGTCAAGCAGTTCAGGTCTGGACCATTCTCGGCGGAAGCGGTGCTCTCCTGGCAACGTTCTTTCGCGACAAACCTGTTGGCCCTCGGGCGCCCGCTCCCGCACTCGGGGAGGGCCCGAAGGGGCCGTGCGGGCGCCTAAGCGGCGGCCCGCCGTGCATCAGCTATGAAGAGGTGGTGACTTACCGGGGAATCCACTGCGGCATCATCGGGATGCCGGGGATCGTCCCTTCAGGGTTCCGGCCGCCGACCGTAGATTCTTCGCCATGAACAACACGAACACGCAGCTCAGCACTGCTTTTTCCGTCGCCCCCGGCGTCGCCAACTCCGTGCTGCGGGTGCCCCCGGCGTCCCCGGCCGCCGCTGCGGCGTACTTCGGCGCGAGCCTCGCCTTCCACGCCGATGTCTCCGATGTGGCGTCCGCGCTCGCCGCCGGTGGCGACCCGGGCTTCGTCGTGATCGACACCCGGTCCACCGCGTCCTGGGACCAGGGTCACGTCCCCGGCGCCCTCCACCTGCCCACCGCGCTCATCCCCGAGCAGGCGCACGCGTTGCTCGACCCTGCGGTGCCGGTGGTCACCTACTGCTGGGGCCCCGGATGCAACGGCGCGACCCGCGCGGCGCTCGCCCTGGCGCAACTCGGCTTCCAGGTCAAGGAGATGCTCGGCGGCTTCGAGTACTGGGCGCGCGAGGGTTTCGAGTTCGAGACGTGGGAGGGCCGCGAGCAGCGCACGCCCGACGCGCTCACGGCGCCGGTCGACGCCGAGGACTGCGGCTGCTGACGCGCCGCGGCGCACGTATGCAGGTCTGCACCCGCGAAAATCTCCGTGCGATGTGTTGTCGACGCGCGCATCATGATCTGCCATGCCCCATCTTCCGCACCCCACGGCCGACCAACTCCGCCGCGATCCGCTGCCGTTGCGCGGCCGCACCGCACTCGTCACCGGTGCCAGCAGGCGCGGCGGCATCGGGTACGCCGTCGCACGGCGGCTCGCCGCGTACGGCGCCGGTGTCTATCTGCACCACCATGTTCCGCACGATGCCGCGATGCCCTGGGGGACCGACCGCCCCGAGGACGTCGTCGAGGGCGTGCGTGAGGTGCTCGGAGATCCGGCGGCGCCGCTCCACGCGGGGCCCGGTGATCTGACGGAGGCCGACGCCCCGGCCCGGCTGATCGAGACCGCCGCCGACGCGCTCGGCGGGCGGCTCGACATCCTCGTCGCCAACCACGCGCTGAGCGGCCGTGACGGCTCGCTCGACGCCATCGACGCCGCCATGCTCGACGCGCACTGGGCAGTGGACGCCCGCTCCGTGATCCTGCTCGTCCAGGCGTACGCCAGGCGGCGCGCGAAGCTCCCGTCCCGCATGCCCGGCGGGCGGATCATGATGATGACGTCGGGGCAGGACATCGCGGGCGGCATGCCGGACGAGATCGCCTACAGCCTGCAGAAGGGCGCGCTCGCCTCGGCGACCCGCACCCTCGCGACCACGCTCGCCGATCTCGCCGTCACGGTCAATTGCGTCAACCCCGGCCCCGTGGACACGGATTACCTCACCGGTGACGACTACGCGGCGGTCGAGGCGCGCTTCCCCGCGGGCCGCTGGGGGATGCCGGACGATCCGGCCCGGCTCATCTCCTGGCTCGCCACCGACGAGGCCGCCTGGATCAGCGGACAGGTCATCGACTCGGAGGGCGGCTTCCGCCGTTGACGTCCCTCGCCGGGCGGGCGAGGGACGTCAACGCGGCGCTCACCGTAGGGACGCCAACGCGGCGCTCACAGTGCGGACAGCTCGTCCACCAGGTCGTCAAGGCCCAGTGAGCCCTGCGAGAGCGCGGCCATGTGCCAGGCCTTGGCGTCGAACGCGTCGCCGTGCCGCCGCCGGGCGTTCTCGCGCCCGAGCAGCCAGGCCCGCTCGCCCAGCTTGTAGCCGATGGCCTGCCCGGGGATGGTCAGATAGCGCGTCATCTCGCTCTCCACGTACTCCGTGGGACGGCTGCAGTGCGCGTCGTAGAACTCCTGGGCGAGATCGGGGGTCCAGCGCTCGCCCGGGTGGAAGGGCGAGTCCGCGGGGATGTCCAGTTCGAGGTGCATGCCGATGTCGACGATGACGCGCAGCGCGCGCGTCATCTGCGCGTCCAGGTAGCCGAGCCTGCGCTCCGGGTCCCCGAGGAAGCCGAGCTCGTCCATCAGCCGCTCCGCGTACAGCGCCCAGCCCTCCGCGTTGGCGCTGACGATGCCCACGGTCGCCTGGTAGCGGGAGAGGTCCGCGGCGACGTGCGCCCACTGGGCGAGCTGCAGGTGATGTCCTGGCACGCCCTCGTGGTACCAGGTGGAGACGAGGTCGTAGACGGGGAAGCGGGTCTCGCCCATGGTCGGCAGCCAGGTGCGGCCGGGGCGTGAGAAGTCCTCGGAGGGGCCCGTGTAGTAGGGCGCGGCCGCACCGCCCGGCGGGGCGATGCGCGACTCCACCGTCCGCACCCGCTCGGCGAGTTCGAAGTGCGTGCCGTCCAGCTCGCGGATCGCCTCGTCCATCAGTTCCTGGAGCCAGACCCTGGTCTCCTCGACGCCCTCGATGTGCGTCCCGTGCTCGTCCAGGTGCGCGAGCGCCACCCAGGGGGTCGCCGCGCCGGGCAGGATCTTCTCGGCCTCGGACCGCATCTCGCCGAGCAGCCGGTGGAACTCCGCCCAGCCGTACGCGTACGCCTCGTCGAAGTCCAGGTCTGCGCCGTTGCACTCGCGGGACAGGCGGGCGTAGCGCTCGCGGCCCACGATGTCGGAGGAGCCCTCGACAGCGGGGGCGTACACGTCCCGCATCCAGTCGCGCAGCGCCACGACCGCCGCGGTGGCGCCCCGCGCGGCCGCGTCGAGCTCCGCGCGCAGCGCGTCGGGTCCGGTGGCCGCGAAGTCCTCGAACCAGCCGCGGCCGTCCGCGCCGCCGGGACCCGCCCACTGCGTGAGCTGGCCGATGAAGGTGCCGGTGGGCCGGGGGCCCGCGAACAGCTTGCGTTCCAGGCCGAGTTCGAGCGAGGCGCGGTACCCCTCGTACGCGGCGGGCACGGCCCGCAGCCGGTCGGTGACCGCCGCCCAGTCCTCCTCGGTGTCCGTGGGCGTCACGGTGAAGATCTCCCGCACCTGGTGCGGCACGGTGTGCAGATTGCCGACGGCCCGCAGCCCTTCGTCGGCCTCGTGCACGGCGAGCTGCGCGGTGAGCCGCTCGCGCAGCAGCCGCCCGCACCGGCGCTCGATCTCGCTCTCGGCGCCCGGCCCGCGCTCCGCCTCGTCGAGCCGCGCCAGGGTCGTCCGCGCGAGCCGCGCCAGCGCCTCCTGGCCCTCGGGAGAGGTGTCGGGCAGCCTGCGATGGCTCTCCTTGACGCCGAGGAAGGTGCCGGTGATCGGGTCGAGCGCGATGAGTTCGTCGACGTAGGCGTCGGCGACGTCGCGGGGGAGCGGGGCGGTGTTCGCCTGCGGGTTCTTCGTGGCTGACATGCGGACATCCTCGTACGGCGAAGGGGTGTGCGTCACCATGATTGGTCGGAGGAATCACGGGCGCCGACGGCTTCGGCGGTCGGTGGAAGCAGCGGGCCGCACGCCCACTGCTGGAAGATCAACCGGGTCTCCACGCGGGCCACTTCGGGCCGCGCGGTGAACTCGTCGAGGACGAGCCGCTGCAGATCGGCCGGGTCGGCCACCGCCACGTGCACGAGGAAGTCCTCGGGACCCGTGAGGTGGAACAGCGAGAGCGCCTCGGGCAGCGCTCTGATCCGGTCCACGAAGGGCCCCACGAGATCGCGGCGGTGCGGGCGCACCTGCACCGAGAGCAGTGCTTCCAGGCCGCGCCCGAGCTTCGCGGGGTCGAGCCGCAGCTGATGTCCGAGAATCACCCCCGAGCGCCGCAGCCGCGTCACACGATCCAGACACGTGGACGCCGCGACGCCGACCTGCGCGGCGAGATCCCGGTAGGTGGTCCGGGCGTCGTTCTGCAACAGCCGCAGGATGTGGAGATCCACCGGGTCGAGTGCGACAGATTCGGCCATCGGCCGAACGTAGCACGGTACCTGGCCCTCAGGACCCGACCGATGTTCAGGCTGTGCGGCATGGACGCGAACACGAACACGGCATGGCGCCCCACCACCGACGGCGGCGACCCGGCGACGGCGGTGGCCACGAGCACCCGTCCCTCGCGCGCCCTGGCCACCGAGGCCGTGCACGCCGGGCGGGACGATCTGGCCGAACTCGGCCTGCACGCCCCGCCGATCGACCTCTCCACGACCTACCCCTCCTACGACAGCAGGGGCGAGGCCGCCCGCATCGACGCCTTCGCCGCGAACGGCGCGGTGGACGGCGGGCCGCCCGTCTACGCCCGTCTCGGCAATCCGACCGTCGCCCGCTTCGAGACCGCACTCGCCCGGCTCGAAGGCACCGAGAGCGCGGTGGCGTTCGCCAGCGGCATGGCGGCGCTGACCGCGGTCGTCCTAGCCCGCGCGGCGGCGGGCCTGCGCCACGTCGTCGCGGTCCGTCCGCTGTACGGCTGCAGCGACCACCTGCTCACCGCGGGCCTCGTCGGCACCGAGGTGACCTGGGTGGACCGGTGGGACCTCGCGGGCCCCGAAGGGGCGGACGGCACGGCCGATGCCATCGCGGCCGCCGTCCGTCCCGACACCGCCCTGGTGATGGTCGAGTCACCGGCCAACCCCACGCTCGCCGAACTCGACCTGTCCGCCGTCGCCCGCGCCTGCGGCGAGGTGCCGCTGCTCGTCGACAACACCTTCGCCACGCCCGTGCTGCAACGGCCCGCCGAGAGCGGCGCCCGGCTCGTGCTGCACAGCGCGACCAAGTACCTGGGCGGGCACGGCGACGTCATGGGCGGTGTGGTCGCCTGCGACGAGGAACTCGCGCGACGGCTGCGCCAGGTCCGGTTCACCACCGGCGGGGTGCTGCACCCGCTCGCCGGTTACCTGCTGCTGCGCGGCCTGGCCACGCTGCCCGTGCGGGTGCGCGCGGCGTCGGCCAACGCGGCGGAACTGGCGCGCCGCCTCGCCGCCGACCCGCGCGTGTCCCGCGTCCACTATCCGCGGCTCGGCGGCGCCATGGTCGCCTTCGAGGTGCACGGCGACCCGCACGAGGTGATCGCGGGCGTACGCCTGGTCACCCCTGCGGTCAGCCTCGGCAGCGTCGACACGCTCATCCAACACCCGGCGTCCATCAGCCACCGGGTCGTCGACTCGGCGGACCGGCGCGCCTGCGGGGTGAGCGACCGGCTGCTGCGCATGTCGGCGGGGCTTGAGGACGTCGAGGACCTGTGGCAGGACCTCGACCAGGCGCTCGGGCCCGTCAGCGGTCGGCCTGGTGGCGTTCGCCGAGCCGGTCGTCCTGCCCCGGAGCGTCCTGCCCCTGAGCACGGTCGTACGGCAGTCGTGAGTTGACCGGCGTGGTGTCGAGGCGGGCCGTGATCACCAGCGTGCCCTCCTCGATCTGGTAGTCGAGCGGCAGGCCGAGCCCGCGCATCGCCGCGACCATCCCCGTGTTGGACGCCTGCGTCACCGCGTACACGCTCTCGCAGCCCGCCTCCACCGCGAGCGTCACCAGACGGCCGAGCAGCAGGCCGCCGATGCCGCGGCGCTGCCACTCGTCCTCGACGAGCAGCGCGATCTCGGTCTCGTCGCCGTCCCAGAGCAGGTGCCCGATGCCGACGACGCGCCCCGAGGCGGTCTGCACCGCGAGGGTGCGGCCGAACCGGGGGCTGAGCAGGTGGTTGAGGTAGCGGTCGGCGTCCTGGACCGGGCCGTGGTAGCGCAGGGCGAGCGTGCGGCGCGAGCAGCGCTCGTGCATGGCCTTCGCGGCCTCGACGTCGGCGGTGTCGGCCCGCCGCACGGTGATGGGGTTGCCCTCCGGCAGTGTCAGCACGTCCTGGCCGCGCGGCATGCGCGGCCCGAGCCGGGTGTCGAGGTCGACCAGGGCCCGCGCTCGCGCGAACTCCGTGGGGGTGAAGGGGAGATACGGCCGCTCCACCGTGATCACTTCGCCGTCGGGGCCCTTGAGCCGCAGCAGGGTCCCTTCCAGCGCGCCGTCGACGGGCGTGTCGTGAGCGGGCGCGGCCTCGTCCTCGCGCGCCGCGGACCGTGCGCCCGCGGGTGACGAGCGGATGGTGCAGCGGCCCAGCAAGTGCCGCAGCGCGAGCGGCAGTTCCGCGGCGTCCAGGGCGGTGCGGGTCGCCAGGCCCAGGATGCGGGTGGGCGCGTCGACGAGGTCGTGCGCGTCGGCGCGTTCGAGCCAGGTCTCCGTGCCGCCCGCGCGGGCGAGCGCCCGGGTGATCTCGGCGGCGGACAGCGTTCGGGGCGCGCGCAGCAGGAACTCGTCGACGGTGCCTTCGGCCAGCGGGTGCGCCTGGAGGCTGAGGATGTCGACGTGCCGTTCGGCGAGCGTCACGCACAGCGCGGCGAGCGAGCCCGGCTCGTCCCGCACGGTCGTACGCATCCGCCAGAGCGTCGTCGCTTCCGACGCCGACGGTTCACCGGGGCTTCCCTTCGCGGCGGGGGACGGCACGGGCCCGGCCTGCTCCGCGGCTGCGGGCGGCCGGGCGCCGGTATCGTGCGGCGGCGGGGCGTGGCCGTGGCGCCGTGCCCACCAGGTGTGGAACCCGGCCGTGGCGAGCAGCACCACGGCCGAGATCACCAGGAGGGCGGGGCCGTCGGGACCGTGCCCCACCATGTTCGCCACCGCGTCCGCCACCGCGACGGCGGTGAACAGGGCGGCCAGTTCGACCACGTCGCGCCGCCAGTGGTGGACGGGGCGGCCGTGCTTGGTCCGGGTCACATCAGACAGATCAGCTCGCATACGGCCACTGTGGAGGATCGGTGTTGCGTGATCACAAACGCCCTGTGACCGATGGGTAAAGAGGTAATTTGCCGGTTTGCTTCTTATTTGCCTGGCGCCGTGCGGCGCCCCGGACTCCCCGGCCGTCGCCGAGGCCCCTACTGCCCCACACGCCCAGGCTGCAGCTCCTGGGTGAACAGCACCCCGCCGCCCTCCTGCCGCAGCCGCACCGTCAGCACACCGCTGCCACCGTCGATGTCGACCTCACCGAAGTACTGCGGAGTCTCGGCGGGCGAGGTGTTCGCGCGGCTCGGCGCCTTGATGAACGGCTGCTCGGGGCCGAACGTGCCGTCGAGCTTCGTCGCGGGGAAGCCACCGGCGGACAGCGGTCCCGACACGAACTCCCAGAACGGCGCGAAGTCCTTGAAGGCCGCGCGCGAGGGGTCGTAATGCTGGGCCGACGTGTAGTGCACGTCCGCGGTCAGCCAGAGCGTCCCGGTGATCCCGCGGTGCTTGATGTGCCGAAGCAGCTCGGCGATCTGCAGCTCACGGCCGAGCGGGGCGCCCGGGTCGCCCTGGGCCACGGCCTCGAAGTTGGTGCTGCCGTCGGGCACGACGAGCCCCAGCGGCATGTCGGACGCGATCACCTTCCACACGGCGCGCGAGCGCGACAACTCCCGCTTCAGCCAGGCGAGCTGGCGCGCGCCGAGGATCCCGGTGGTGTCGTCGGGCTGTCTGCCGGGCGAGTTGGCGTTGCGGTACGAGCGCATGTCGAGCACGAACACGTCGAGCAGCGGCCCGTGCCGCAGCACGCGGTACACGCGTCCTTCCTCGTCGCCCGGCGGCAGCGTAGAGATGGGGAAGTACTCGCTGAACGCCCGCAGCGAGCGGGCCGCGAGGACGTTCACGTCCTTCTCCGTGTAACGGGCGTCGTTGAGGATCTGCCCCGGGTACCAGTTGTTGTGCACCTCGTGGTCGTCCCACTGGACGATGGAGGGCACCTGGGCGTTGAACCGGCGCAGGTTCTCGTCGAGCAGGTTGTAGCGGAACGCGCCGCGGAACTCCGTGAGCGACTCGGCGACCTTCGACTTCTCCTCCGTCGTGACATTGCGCCACACGGTGCCGTCGGGCAGCGTCACGCTGGGCAGGATCGGCCCGTCCGCGTAGATGTTGTCGCCGCTGCACAGGAAGAAGTCGGGATCGCGCCGGCGCATCTCCTCGAAGACGCGGTAGCCGCCGCGGTCCGGGTTGATGCCCCAGCCCTGTCCCGCGATGTCGCCGGACCACAGGAAGCGCACGTCTTCCTTGCGGCCCTTGG contains these protein-coding regions:
- a CDS encoding Lrp/AsnC family transcriptional regulator — translated: MTGYSTDATDWRILDVLQREGRASYAELARAVSMSPSAVTERVRRLEEAGVIQGYAAVIDPERLGLPILAFVRLRYPNGNYKPFHDLVEATPEILEAHHVTGDDCFVIKVTARSMQHLEEVSGKIGALGSVTTSVVYSSPLPRRPLGR
- a CDS encoding S1 family peptidase, whose translation is MRIPRLAPALAATALAVLGLGAPTAAAQSAANTQTPPAATVDAPRPIIGGGYASNAPWAARLFSNGRQTCSATIIAPTWILTAKHCVSGGGLSFRIGSLDQTSGGTVANGIRVQSHSTADLSLVQLDRSVPGTYARLGNPGSVQVGQTVQVYGWGATSQCSPEINCQSQRLKVANVVVTGGCTDAYGGSAICARRGDGITAGGDSGGPMMAGGAQVGVASTSDRQSTTAYGNVTAYRSWIQSVAGV
- a CDS encoding rhodanese-like domain-containing protein; translated protein: MNNTNTQLSTAFSVAPGVANSVLRVPPASPAAAAAYFGASLAFHADVSDVASALAAGGDPGFVVIDTRSTASWDQGHVPGALHLPTALIPEQAHALLDPAVPVVTYCWGPGCNGATRAALALAQLGFQVKEMLGGFEYWAREGFEFETWEGREQRTPDALTAPVDAEDCGC
- a CDS encoding SDR family oxidoreductase, which translates into the protein MPHLPHPTADQLRRDPLPLRGRTALVTGASRRGGIGYAVARRLAAYGAGVYLHHHVPHDAAMPWGTDRPEDVVEGVREVLGDPAAPLHAGPGDLTEADAPARLIETAADALGGRLDILVANHALSGRDGSLDAIDAAMLDAHWAVDARSVILLVQAYARRRAKLPSRMPGGRIMMMTSGQDIAGGMPDEIAYSLQKGALASATRTLATTLADLAVTVNCVNPGPVDTDYLTGDDYAAVEARFPAGRWGMPDDPARLISWLATDEAAWISGQVIDSEGGFRR
- a CDS encoding DUF885 domain-containing protein, with the protein product MSATKNPQANTAPLPRDVADAYVDELIALDPITGTFLGVKESHRRLPDTSPEGQEALARLARTTLARLDEAERGPGAESEIERRCGRLLRERLTAQLAVHEADEGLRAVGNLHTVPHQVREIFTVTPTDTEEDWAAVTDRLRAVPAAYEGYRASLELGLERKLFAGPRPTGTFIGQLTQWAGPGGADGRGWFEDFAATGPDALRAELDAAARGATAAVVALRDWMRDVYAPAVEGSSDIVGRERYARLSRECNGADLDFDEAYAYGWAEFHRLLGEMRSEAEKILPGAATPWVALAHLDEHGTHIEGVEETRVWLQELMDEAIRELDGTHFELAERVRTVESRIAPPGGAAAPYYTGPSEDFSRPGRTWLPTMGETRFPVYDLVSTWYHEGVPGHHLQLAQWAHVAADLSRYQATVGIVSANAEGWALYAERLMDELGFLGDPERRLGYLDAQMTRALRVIVDIGMHLELDIPADSPFHPGERWTPDLAQEFYDAHCSRPTEYVESEMTRYLTIPGQAIGYKLGERAWLLGRENARRRHGDAFDAKAWHMAALSQGSLGLDDLVDELSAL
- a CDS encoding Lrp/AsnC family transcriptional regulator yields the protein MAESVALDPVDLHILRLLQNDARTTYRDLAAQVGVAASTCLDRVTRLRRSGVILGHQLRLDPAKLGRGLEALLSVQVRPHRRDLVGPFVDRIRALPEALSLFHLTGPEDFLVHVAVADPADLQRLVLDEFTARPEVARVETRLIFQQWACGPLLPPTAEAVGARDSSDQSW
- a CDS encoding trans-sulfuration enzyme family protein, which codes for MDANTNTAWRPTTDGGDPATAVATSTRPSRALATEAVHAGRDDLAELGLHAPPIDLSTTYPSYDSRGEAARIDAFAANGAVDGGPPVYARLGNPTVARFETALARLEGTESAVAFASGMAALTAVVLARAAAGLRHVVAVRPLYGCSDHLLTAGLVGTEVTWVDRWDLAGPEGADGTADAIAAAVRPDTALVMVESPANPTLAELDLSAVARACGEVPLLVDNTFATPVLQRPAESGARLVLHSATKYLGGHGDVMGGVVACDEELARRLRQVRFTTGGVLHPLAGYLLLRGLATLPVRVRAASANAAELARRLAADPRVSRVHYPRLGGAMVAFEVHGDPHEVIAGVRLVTPAVSLGSVDTLIQHPASISHRVVDSADRRACGVSDRLLRMSAGLEDVEDLWQDLDQALGPVSGRPGGVRRAGRPAPERPAPEHGRTAVVS
- a CDS encoding GNAT family N-acetyltransferase; this translates as MRADLSDVTRTKHGRPVHHWRRDVVELAALFTAVAVADAVANMVGHGPDGPALLVISAVVLLATAGFHTWWARRHGHAPPPHDTGARPPAAAEQAGPVPSPAAKGSPGEPSASEATTLWRMRTTVRDEPGSLAALCVTLAERHVDILSLQAHPLAEGTVDEFLLRAPRTLSAAEITRALARAGGTETWLERADAHDLVDAPTRILGLATRTALDAAELPLALRHLLGRCTIRSSPAGARSAAREDEAAPAHDTPVDGALEGTLLRLKGPDGEVITVERPYLPFTPTEFARARALVDLDTRLGPRMPRGQDVLTLPEGNPITVRRADTADVEAAKAMHERCSRRTLALRYHGPVQDADRYLNHLLSPRFGRTLAVQTASGRVVGIGHLLWDGDETEIALLVEDEWQRRGIGGLLLGRLVTLAVEAGCESVYAVTQASNTGMVAAMRGLGLPLDYQIEEGTLVITARLDTTPVNSRLPYDRAQGQDAPGQDDRLGERHQADR
- a CDS encoding alkaline phosphatase D family protein yields the protein MSHRQPSPSPRRRSVLRGSLAVPAALAVPALTGAAPSLALSGRPKADWGVQAGDVTAHAGLVWVRSDRTARMIVETSATESFRNPRRWHGPVLGPDTDFTGTTRLRGLPAGEQIHYRVLLADPDDPRRTSQPVTGTFRTSPKGRKEDVRFLWSGDIAGQGWGINPDRGGYRVFEEMRRRDPDFFLCSGDNIYADGPILPSVTLPDGTVWRNVTTEEKSKVAESLTEFRGAFRYNLLDENLRRFNAQVPSIVQWDDHEVHNNWYPGQILNDARYTEKDVNVLAARSLRAFSEYFPISTLPPGDEEGRVYRVLRHGPLLDVFVLDMRSYRNANSPGRQPDDTTGILGARQLAWLKRELSRSRAVWKVIASDMPLGLVVPDGSTNFEAVAQGDPGAPLGRELQIAELLRHIKHRGITGTLWLTADVHYTSAQHYDPSRAAFKDFAPFWEFVSGPLSAGGFPATKLDGTFGPEQPFIKAPSRANTSPAETPQYFGEVDIDGGSGVLTVRLRQEGGGVLFTQELQPGRVGQ